A segment of the Longimicrobiales bacterium genome:
ACGGGGCGACGCATCGACTCATGCGCCGCCCCGTTCTGCTGCAGTCGAGTGCTCCGGGAGCACCGCACGCGAGCCGCGTGCGGCGCTCGCCTCCTCAGTCGCGGCGCTCCCTGCGCGAGCTCCGCTCGTAGCCCTCACGCACGTACGGGCGCATGGACTCGTAGTCGTGGCGCTCGTGACGCCAGCCGCGTCGCACGTCCGACTCGACCTCGTCGAACGATCGGCCGCGATAGTCCGGATTGTGGCCCGCCACGTGTCCGACACCATAGCCGACGCGCGCGTCGTCGTAGGTCACGTCACGACGATCCGAAGATTCGAAGCGGCGACGGTAGTAGTCGTCATCCTCGTCGTTCATGTTCTCGATCGCGCGGCCCGCCTTCTCGCCGGCCCACCAGCCGCCCACTGCTCCGGCGATCCCGCCGATGATGGTGCCGACCGGGCCCGCCAGCGAGCCGATTCCCGCGCCTGCGAGTGTGCCGCCGATCCCGCCCACGGCCTCACCGGCCTGCTCGCCGGCACCGGGGTCACGATCGCGCGCGTTCTCGCGCACGTCGTCGCCCAGGTGATCTCTGCGGATGTCGTCCGACCGGTGTGTGTGCTCTGCCATGATGCCTCCTGTTGAATGCCTGCGTCGCACATTGCAGGTGCATCATCTGCGCCAGTGCGCGCACATCGACGGGCGCGATCCATCGGTCGGGCCGGGCCAGTAGAAACGACTGCGGGCACGCTCGACCATCGTCGAGCGTGCCCGCGCCGTGCTGCCGGAGTCCGGCTGCGTCAGTTCTCCTGCGAAACTGCGGGTGCCGGCGTCGCTTCCGACTCCTCCAGCGTCTTCAGCACATCACGCCACGCGAACTTCTCACCCTGCCCGCGGACGTAGTAGTCCATCCACGCCTTCTCGCTGACCGACTTGACGAGCTGGTTGCGGGCGTCCGGGATGCCGTGGCTGTTGCCCGGGTACATGAACAGCTCCGTGTCGACGCCGAGCTTCTTCAGCGCCATGTGCAGCTCGACCGACTGCGGGCTCGGCACGCGCGGATCGCCCTCGACCACGTGGATCATCGTAGGCGTCTTCGCATTCGTGATGTACTTGAGCGGAGACTGGTTCCAGTACGCATCGTAGTCCTCGTATGGGAGCCTCCCGCCGAGGTAGTGCTGGCGGTTCCGCTGCACGTCGCTCTGCGCGAACATCGAGATCCAGTTGGACGTGCCCGCGCCCGAGCTGATCGCCTTGAAACGATCGGTGTTCACGAGGATCCAGTTGGACCAGTGACCGCCCGCGCTCCAGCCGAGAGCGCCCATCCGGTCGCCGTCGACGATGCCCTGCTCGATCAGGTGGTCCACGCCGGCCATGATGTCCTCATAGCCCTGCGGGAAGTAGTTGCCCACGATGTCCGTCTTGTGCGCCTCACCATAGTTCGTCGAGCCACGGTAGTTGGGTCGCAGCACGACGTAGCCGTCGCCGGCATAGACCTGCGCGCCGTAGCCGCCGTTGAAGCCCAGCACGTCGGCGGAGGCCGGGCCGCCGTGGATCGCCACGATCAGCGGGTAACGCTGCCCCTCGCGGTAGCCGACCGGCTTCACCAGCACACCGCCGACTTCCCTGCCGTCCGTCGACGTCCAGGTGATCTCCTCCTCCTCACCCAGCGCGATGTTGCGGATCTGCGGGTTCACGTCGTAGAGCTGGCGCCAGCGGTTGCGGCGCGTGACATCGTCGATGTCGTCCACCGCGAACAGCGTCGGCGGCGTCTTCGGATCCTGGTAGCTGATCAGGTAGAGACCACTGTCCTCATCGAAGTCGACGGCGAGCGCCGCTCGCTCCTCCGTCACCTGGCGCACCTCGCCGCTGCGGGTGTCCAGCGCCATGAGCTGCCGCGTCGCGCGGATGCCGGCGTTGAAGTAGTACGTGCGACCGTCCTCCGACCAGAAGCCGCCGCCGATGTCGCCGTCGAAGTTCACACCCAGCTTGCGGAACTCGCCGCCCCGCTCACCCACCGGGCGAACGTACGCGCGACGGTTCTTCATGCTGTACTGTGTCAGGTCGTCCGGCGCGATGAAGCCGACCAGCCGGCTGTCGGGCGAGAAGAACGGGCCGTTCTCACCGACCTCCTCGTTCTGTGTCAGCCGCTCGATCGTCCCCGTCGCGACCTCGAGCAGGAAGAGATCGCTGTTGATGCCCTCTTCCGTGATGTTGCGCTTGTATCGCTCCGCCGAGACGCCGCGGAAACCGATCCAGCGACCGTCCGGCGAGATCTGGAAGCCGTCCACCGTGATCGACGAGTCGCGCGTCAGGCGCGTCGCACGGACCGGCTCCAGGTCCAGCGCCCACAGGCTGGACAGCGGCGTCTCCGCGTTGCGGATGTCGACCGTGAACTTCTTTTCGCGACGCTCCTTCTCGTCCGCATCGAGCGTGTCCGCCGTGATGAAATAGATCCGTCGGCTGTCGCGCGTGAGCTCCCAGTTGCCGACACCCGCGACCTGCTTCGTCAGCTGCTCCGGCTCGACCTCCTCCGTCGTCGCCTGCGCGATCGACGCGACCGGCAGCCGGTACAGCTGCTGCTCGCCGCTCTTGCCCGCACGGTAGACCAGCCACTTCCCGTCGCGAGAGAACGCGAAATCCGCAACGCCATCCTTTGCCGACGTCAGCTTGCGTGCCTCCCCGCCGTCCGGCCGCATCAGGTAGAGCTGACGCTGGTTGCCGTTGTTCGCGGCATCACGGTTGGACGCGAACACGAAGAAGCTGCCGTCTGCCGACCACGCCGGCGACTGCTCGTCCTTCTCCGCCGTGAACGTCATCTGCCGCGTCGAGGCCAGCCCGTCACGCGTCGAAACGAGGAAGATGTCGCTCTGGCGCTCCGCCTCTTCCCAGTCCGGGAAGGAGACCGTGT
Coding sequences within it:
- a CDS encoding S9 family peptidase; this translates as MQTTRLRIVRAIATSLFLTSTLAALAHAQRPMTFLDVQEMRRAGSTDLSPDGRWMLYTVSFPDWEEAERQSDIFLVSTRDGLASTRQMTFTAEKDEQSPAWSADGSFFVFASNRDAANNGNQRQLYLMRPDGGEARKLTSAKDGVADFAFSRDGKWLVYRAGKSGEQQLYRLPVASIAQATTEEVEPEQLTKQVAGVGNWELTRDSRRIYFITADTLDADEKERREKKFTVDIRNAETPLSSLWALDLEPVRATRLTRDSSITVDGFQISPDGRWIGFRGVSAERYKRNITEEGINSDLFLLEVATGTIERLTQNEEVGENGPFFSPDSRLVGFIAPDDLTQYSMKNRRAYVRPVGERGGEFRKLGVNFDGDIGGGFWSEDGRTYYFNAGIRATRQLMALDTRSGEVRQVTEERAALAVDFDEDSGLYLISYQDPKTPPTLFAVDDIDDVTRRNRWRQLYDVNPQIRNIALGEEEEITWTSTDGREVGGVLVKPVGYREGQRYPLIVAIHGGPASADVLGFNGGYGAQVYAGDGYVVLRPNYRGSTNYGEAHKTDIVGNYFPQGYEDIMAGVDHLIEQGIVDGDRMGALGWSAGGHWSNWILVNTDRFKAISSGAGTSNWISMFAQSDVQRNRQHYLGGRLPYEDYDAYWNQSPLKYITNAKTPTMIHVVEGDPRVPSPQSVELHMALKKLGVDTELFMYPGNSHGIPDARNQLVKSVSEKAWMDYYVRGQGEKFAWRDVLKTLEESEATPAPAVSQEN